One Hordeum vulgare subsp. vulgare chromosome 4H, MorexV3_pseudomolecules_assembly, whole genome shotgun sequence DNA window includes the following coding sequences:
- the LOC123450767 gene encoding uncharacterized protein LOC123450767, with protein sequence MRSLPLLLLGAVLLVAATLPEGTSAKWTAANPHGVVIQQVGRFAVIVYDLAHRAGMTYVGVARGETEEAVGGGTIYRLVVAAAKPDGSRAQYECLVWGVPGSSLTTWKLCRFRKIAMA encoded by the coding sequence ATGAGGTcgctgccgctgctgctgcttGGAGCTGTCCTCCTCGTGGCCGCCACGCTCCCGGAGGGCACGTCGGCCAAGTGGACGGCGGCAAACCCGCACGGGGTGGTGATCCAGCAGGTGGGGCGGTTCGCGGTGATCGTGTACGACCTGGCGCACCGCGCGGGCATGACGTACGTCGGGGTGGCGCGCGGCGAGACGGAGGAGGCGGTGGGCGGCGGCACCATCTACCgcctggtggtggcggcggcgaagcCCGACGGGAGCAGGGCGCAGTACGAGTGCCTGGTGTGGGGCGTGCCGGGGTCCAGCCTCACCACCTGGAAGCTCTGCAGGTTCAGGAAGATCGCAATGGCATAG